From a single Pseudophryne corroboree isolate aPseCor3 chromosome 6, aPseCor3.hap2, whole genome shotgun sequence genomic region:
- the LOC134935935 gene encoding zona pellucida sperm-binding protein 3-like: protein MGMCVRWSWLLLVALVYGTGLASAGERVLVRRQSGDWWRRHQSSARDSPRGSHVVAAQPVSGLGSSRWGAQPVSGLGSSRWGAQPVSGLGSSRWAAQPVSGWGSPARYDGGAAQSRQLAPPQNSPIRVQCGEDMMVVTVFRDLYGNGKLVKASDLSLGPQSCSPSPQSTDTSVVFKIGLQECGNAVQMMADWLIYTTSLTYTPTSPSGVPIIRTNPAVVPIQCFYPRHGNVSSNAIKPTWVPFSTTVSSEERLSFSLQLMMDDWSAPRPSSDFQLGDMFYIEASVNTQNHVPMMLFVDSCVATLSPDVQSTPNYALIAYNGCLVDGQQEDSSSSFISPRPEPDKLRFMVDAFRFTGIDVSLIYITCTLRAAAATQVPDPVNKACSYVKASSSWTAVDGSNTICQCCVTKNCAGTSRSLVSPLGRPRRIGKREVADGSTGEHGLVTLGPLLVVGAGHVQASRMTTESGHLEQWVLVAIVLVSLVVLLGFLVLTVKRIFKRHACGQAA, encoded by the exons ATGGGGATGTGTGTGAGGTGGAGTTGGCTGCTGCTGGTGGCTCTGGTTTATGGCACAGGCTTGGCCAGTGCTGGGGAGCGTGTCTTGGTTAGACGCCAGTCAGGTGATTGGTGGAGGCGTCACCAGTCCTCTGCAAGGGATTCTCCTAGAGGATCTCATGTTGTGGCTGCTCAGCCAGTGTCTGGCCTGGGGTCTTCCAGATGGGGTGCTCAGCCAGTGTCTGGCCTGGGGTCTTCCAGATGGGGTGCTCAGCCAGTGTCTGGCTTGGGGTCTTCCAGATGGGCTGCTCAGCCTGTGTCAGGATGGGGGTCACCTGCTAGGTATGATGGTGGAGCTGCTCAGTCTAGACAGCTGGCACCACCCCAGAACTCTCCTATCCGTGTGCAGTGTGGTGAGGACATGATGGTGGTGACTGTGTTTAGAGACCTGTATGGTAATGGGAAGCTGGTGAAGGCCTCAGACCTAAGTTTAGGACCCCAGTCCTGCAGTCCCAGCCCCCAGAGCACTGATACCAGTGTGGTTTTCAAGATTGGCCTCCAGGAGTGTGGGAACGCAGTACAG ATGATGGCAGACTGGCTGATCTACACCACCTCCCTGACCTATACTCCAACATCCCCCAGTGGTGTTCCCATCATCAGGACCAACCCTGCTGTGGTTCCCATCCAGTGTTTCTACCCCAG ACACGGCAATGTGAGCAGCAATGCCATCAAGCCAACATGGGTTCCGTTCAGTACCACTGTGTCCTCAGAAGAGAGGCTGTCCTTCTCCttgcagctgatgatgg ATGACTGGAGTGCTCCCAGACCTTCCTCTGACTTCCAGCTGGGGGACATGTTCTACATAGAGGCCTCTGTGAACACTCAGAACCATGTCCCTATGATGCTGTTTGTGGATAGCTGTGTGGCCACTCTGTCTCCTGATGTCCAGTCCACCCCTAATTATGCTCTAATTGCCTACAATGG GTGCCTGGTGGACGGTCAGCAAGAAGATTCCTCTTCTTCCTTCATATCCCCAAGACCTGAGCCAGACAAGCTCCGGTTTATGGTTGATGCTTTCCGGTTCACTGGGATAGATGTCTCTCTG ATCTATATTACTTGTACTCTGAGAGCTGCTGCAGCCACTCAGGTCCCAGATCCCGTGAACAAGGCCTGTTCCTACGTGAAGGCATCTAGCAG CTGGACAGCTGTGGATGGCTCCAATACTATCTGCCAGTGCTGTGTCACTAAGAactgtgctgggacatccaggagcctGGTATCTCCTCTTGGAAGGCCAAGAAGAATTGGGAAAAGAGAAGTTGCAGATG GCTCTACCGGAGAACATGGATTGGTGACTTTGGGTCCTCTGCTGGTGGTTGGAGCAGGACATGTCCAGGCTTCCAGAATGACCACAGAGTCTGGCCATCTGGAACAGTGGGTGCTGGTGGCCATTGTGTTGGTTAGTTTGGTTGTGTTGCTTGGCTTTCTTGTTCTGACTGTAAAACGCATCTTTAAGAGACATGCTTGTGGACAGGCTGCATAG